A single Dermacentor variabilis isolate Ectoservices chromosome 9, ASM5094787v1, whole genome shotgun sequence DNA region contains:
- the LOC142557114 gene encoding uncharacterized protein LOC142557114 isoform X2, protein MENKDASMSPTARSRLRGLWTLPEIYRTSFLKSLSPVGAQEQYKLLVSMRGRLHSCRLCHYVTEYKSHMGKHLRTHTGERPYKCHICPSTFTQSGHLNEHVRSHIGERPFKCHLCPCRFIQRGAMTRHVRSHTSERPFSCMHCGASFSRKYRLSSHMSCHRGTKS, encoded by the exons ATGCGTCGATGTCTCCTACAGCGCGTTCAAGATTACGCGGGCTTTGGACATTACCAGAAATTTATCGCACTAGCTTCTTAAAGA GTTTGTCGCCTGTGGGAGCCCAGGAGCAGTACAAGTTGCTCGTGTCAATGCGTGGCAGGCTGCATTCCTGCCGGCTGTGTCACTATGTGACTGAGTACAAGTCGCACATGGGGAAACACCTGCGCACACACACGGGAGAGCGCCCCTACAAGTGCCATATTTGCCCGAGCACATTCACTCAGAGTGGCCATCTGAATGAGCATGTACGCAGCCACATAGGCGAGCGCCCCTTCAAGTGTCACCTTTGCCCGTGCAGATTCATTCAAAGGGGTGCCATGACACGACATGTGCGAAGTCACACAAGTGAGCGTCCCTTTTCATGCATGCACTGTGGTGCATCCTTTTCGCGGAAGTACAGGCTCTCCAGCCACATGTCCTGTCACAGAGGGACGAAGTCATAA